In Arachis stenosperma cultivar V10309 chromosome 1, arast.V10309.gnm1.PFL2, whole genome shotgun sequence, one DNA window encodes the following:
- the LOC130944224 gene encoding uncharacterized protein LOC130944224 translates to MAHRPTQRRNPAAPLQYNPSSSTVTAPAKAKHTTTATAGSAAVPFPYPKPNPDLIAQLSRPNNHSSFMAKQFSSLNLGPNTHKTKQHALSHAKSMTSSCIVDSSSKLSLLKPNTASSNNKLAPKVEKEGAKRSSLEKKPQKSKLHGLLAMKNENEKRKKKSSVVEKSKNPVEEEEEEGHGDGDKRRSCVVSSVSSGRRRSMCGPSEAELGDVFAINGVKLVSADMPPFMQIHAVDCARKTLDSMEKFTSKTLALSLKKEFDGVYGPAWHCIVGTSFGSYVTHSVGGFLYFSMDQKLYILLFKTAVQKVN, encoded by the exons ATGGCGCACCGCCCCACTCAGCGGCGGAATCCGGCGGCGCCTCTACAATACAATCCCTCATCATCCACCGTTACCGCTCCGGCAAAGGCAAAGCACACCACCACCGCCACCGCCGGCTCCGCCGCCGTCCCCTTTCCGTACCCGAAACCAAATCCAGATCTCATAGCACAACTATCTAGACCTAATAACCATTCTTCTTTCATGGCGAAACAGTTCTCAAGCCTAAACTTGGGTCCAAACACTCACAAAACCAAACAACACGCTCTCTCACACGCAAAATCCATGACATCATCTTGCATAGTTGATTCCTCCTCCAAGCTATCGCTTCTCAAACCGAACACCGCCTCCAGTAACAATAAACTTGCACCGAAGGTTGAAAAAGAGGGTGCTAAGAGAAGTTCATTGGAGAAGAAGCCACAGAAATCGAAACTTCACGGTTTGTTGGCGATGAAGAACGAGAacgagaagagaaagaagaagagttcTGTGGTTGAAAAGTCAAAGAATcctgtagaagaagaagaagaagaaggacacGGTGATGGTGATAAGAGAAGAAGCTGCGTGGTTTCTTCGGTGAGTAGCGGAAGAAGGAGGTCCATGTGTGGACCCTCAGAAGCTGAATTAGGAGATGTATTTGCGATCAACGGTGTAAAATTGGTGTCAGCTGATATGCCACCGTTCATGCAGATCCACGCCGTTGATTGTGCCAGAAAGACTCTTGATAGCATGGAAAAGTTCACATCCAAGACCCTAGCACTCTCCCTCAAAAAG GAATTTGATGGGGTGTATGGGCCAGCATGGCACTGTATAGTGGGGACTAGTTTTGGGTCATATGTAACACATTCAGTTGGAGGGTTCCTATATTTCTCAATGGATCAGAAATTGTACATCCTCTTGTTTAAGACCGCTGTTCAAAAGGTTAACTGA